From the Desulfobaccales bacterium genome, one window contains:
- a CDS encoding CreA family protein: MKRFGIYLGGGILLVIVLFGWWIFSRPERGTTGSVSTHFRWLGPNDKIVIDSFEDPKVQGVVCHIARAQTGGVKGALGVAEDTSDASIACRQFGPIKIVGELKDGERVFDEHRSLVFKKLQVVRFFDRERKVLVYVAYSDRVIEGSPKNSISTVPIMGWPAP; the protein is encoded by the coding sequence ATGAAACGGTTCGGAATTTATCTCGGCGGTGGGATTCTCTTGGTCATTGTCCTCTTCGGATGGTGGATATTCAGTCGCCCCGAACGCGGCACGACCGGCTCGGTCAGCACGCATTTTCGTTGGCTCGGGCCCAACGACAAGATCGTGATCGATTCCTTCGAAGACCCCAAAGTCCAGGGCGTCGTCTGTCACATCGCCCGGGCGCAAACGGGAGGGGTGAAGGGTGCATTGGGCGTGGCGGAGGACACGAGTGACGCCAGCATCGCCTGTCGTCAGTTCGGCCCGATCAAGATCGTCGGTGAGCTCAAGGACGGCGAGCGCGTCTTCGACGAGCACCGCAGCCTCGTGTTCAAGAAGCTTCAGGTTGTGCGCTTCTTCGACCGCGAGCGCAAGGTGCTGGTTTATGTGGCATACAGCGATCGGGTTATCGAGGGTAGCCCGAAGAACAGCATCAGCACGGTGCCGATCATGGGGTGGCCGGCACCATAG